In the Ricinus communis isolate WT05 ecotype wild-type chromosome 3, ASM1957865v1, whole genome shotgun sequence genome, ATCAGTTTGATGGCCAAATCCCCGACTTTCAGCGCcacttctctttctttaaCGTCTCTAATAACCACCTTACGGGTCATATTCCGGCTTCCCTTGCCGATATCAGTCCAAGCCTTTTTGCAGgttaatttatcttttgtttcattttcatccACTTCGAttcaaaagttttaattaattatatatatttatatattcaatggATTAGATTATAATACCTAGGTAATTTGGTTGACCTGGTCTAAcaaataaacttttaattgCCATGCCTAGATTAGATgtactattttctttataatataaatttgtacGTTAAGAAATGATTTCTTGTATACAATCAGTTTTAAGTTGcatgtaaaataatattatatgtagAAGGTCCGTTAATTGAACGAAAGTAAGTTTGTATGAATCAGGGAACGATGGGCTTTGTGGAAAGCCGCTGCCGTCATGCAAGTCGTCCAAGAACAAGACTCTGATAATCATAGTGGTAGTAGTGGCCTCTGTGGTTGCATTGGCTGCCATCCTCGCATTCGCCTATTTTCGCCGTGGCCGAACCAAAACCCCCCAACTGAGTCTAAAGCAGCTCCAAGTTCAAGGTACTGAAGCCCACGCCCAATTTGCCATTATGGCCCCAAAGGAGTCCCCTGATGGCAACAAGGGAAAGTTGGAATTCGTAAGGAACGATAGGGAGAGATTCGAGTTGCAAGGCCTTCTCAGGGCCTCTGCTGAGATCTTGGGGAGCAGTGATTTTGGGCCATCTTATAAGGCAGTGATTGCAGACGGATCTGCTATGGTTGTGAAGAGGTTTAGGGAAATGAGCGATGCTCCAAAATCTGAATTCTATGACCACATCACAAGGCTTGGAACCCTGTCGCACCGTAACTTGCTCCCTCTTGTAGCATTCTATTATAGAAACGAtgaaaaacttttaatttcaGACTATGTCGAAAATGGAAGCTTGGCTACACATCTTCATGGtatatttacaatatttaCATATTGCTTTCTATCTTTACATGCTTCGTTGATTATGTATGCAAAGTAAACTTTTAATAAGATGTTCAGGTAAGCATAGTTCGGGAGGAAAAAAGCTAGACTGGCCAACTCGtctaaagataataaaaggAGTAGCAAGAGGATTGGCGTACCTACACAAAGAGTTGCCAAGCCTAACACTGCCACACGGTCACCTCAAATCATCAAACGTACTAGTAGACCATACATTCGAGCCTCTGTTGACAGACTACGCGCTGGCTCCCCTTGTGAACAAAGGTCATGCACAGCAACACATGGCAGCCTACAAGTCCCCTGAATTCACCCAGTATGCTCGCACTATAAGAAAGACTGATGTGTGGAGCCTAGGAATACTAATTCTTGAAATGTTAACGGGCAAGTTCCCAGCTAATTATGAAAGACAAGGGAGCAGCAAAGGAGATTTGGCGAGATGGGTGAATTCAGTAGTTAGAGAAGAGTGGACGGGGGAGGTGTTTGATGTGGAGATGAGCGGGACAAAGAATGGGGAAGGTGAGATGCTAAAGCTGCTGAAGATAGGGATGTGCTGCTGTGAATGGAAAGTGGAGAGGAGGTGGGATTTGAGAGAGGCAGTTGATAGGATCGAGGAGTTGAAGGAAAGAGAGAGGGAGTGTGATGAGTTTAGCTCGAATGCAAGTGAAGCCGACATTTATTCTTCCAGAGCTATGACTGATGatgatttctctttttccatCAATGCCTGAGTGATCCTATGCTACTGCCATTGTATCTATTTTTATCATCGTCAATCTCATCCTCCCTTTTCTTTCGATTTCAATTGTTTACTTTTGCCTGCATATCTGCTTAATGCTTATGTAGAATACCCTTCCTTACCAATTAATCTATCAtcaactaaattataatttcttaaatcttCTGTCTAACTCTTCAggaattaaattatagaaattacttaaatttcatattcCATGTCTTAGTTTGTTCCTTATTACTTTTCTTAAAATGGGgcgaaaaaaaaaaggacaatGATGTCTCAAAAGCTGCTTTCGTGAAATTACATggttaaaaaatatcaaagccaTCAAAACCTTTTGTGATATGGCAAATCAAGATCATGAAAGTTAAATCCATAATGATATCAATTTGTGGAAAATGAATAATACCTGATACAAactagaaattttaatatatataccgATCTCTATAGATGAACTGTTTCTGATGCTACATTTGCAAAACGACAAGTCAGGATTCCCTAGGCATAGTACCTAGAATACCACTCCGACGGTCAAGTTAATATTTGGTAAAGGCAAAAGAATATAAGTATTTAGAAGGTTATAATTCCATTCTCCCCTTCTTGTTGTGTATTACCTTATATTTATAGACCTTATAGTAGAGTAGTTCACTTACAATACATCTCCTTCGTTGTAGGAGATAAAGCTTACCACAAAAAGAATCCATAACCTAATGAATAACTACAACATAGATAAAAGTCCTACCCCGAATACACAAGAAAATAGGTTGCGTTGGAGTGAATATCTAtctcttaattaattgatCTTTATCAATGATCGGTTGGAATCATAATCAGGCGAGCTCTTGTTCTTACGGGTTGATCTATTTAGGCGAGATCGTATCACATGTCCCCccttaatttcaaattaaagacTCGGAGTGTGAACATCTTTTGGAGCTAAGGCTTAGTTGTACATCGCACCAATGATGTTTAGACTTATATTGCTTGATGAGCTGAAATGATTATGGAAATCTATATGATAGAGCTGATGATGGAGATCTATATTGCGGAGATCTACACGGGAGATCTATATTGCAGAGAACTACACAAGAGGTATATATTGGAAAGATCTGTATGGAAGATCTATATTGGAGAGATATGTACAAAAGATCTACACTGGAGAGATCTGTACGGAAGAGTTACTGATCAACACTTTGAATAGTGGGGACATGATCTcctatttttcaaaaagtgAAGAACGTGGTGCTTGATTATGATAACTGATGGAGATCAATGAGTTATGGTATATGGGAGATCTCATAGCTTTTCGGGTGATCTTATAGTACTTTGTATGATCCTATAGCTCTTCGGACAATTTTATAACTCTCTCTCCAATTTTGTAGCTTTTCTATGCGATATCTTTAGGCGAGTATGCATCGCAGATGCCTCTCCCATAAGTTCTGAGTTAAAGATTCGGATGGGTAATGATGTAGATCCTTTTAGGATTATTGTGagtaaatatttcttaaaagttTTTCGATGATCTCTTTGGAGATCcatttttatgaaaatctCTTCTTATGAAAATCTTCCTTGATAGGGATCTTCTTTGaggtttttttaaaaatcgtCTAGAGCTTTTTCATGGGAAATCTTCT is a window encoding:
- the LOC8282099 gene encoding pollen receptor-like kinase 1, whose product is MMACRVVACIILMLSHIIVGFFADADDAAALLTFKNSLSNPSLLYDWKETSTPCRANTSIWVGVDCNDDGYIYRLILENMGLSGKIDFDSLALLPQLRALSFKNNSFQGPFPDHLNKLRSLKTLYLSFNEFSGVIPDDAFYGMNSLAQLHLGHNVFSGPIPSSLVPLTKLVRLSLEDNQFDGQIPDFQRHFSFFNVSNNHLTGHIPASLADISPSLFAGNDGLCGKPLPSCKSSKNKTLIIIVVVVASVVALAAILAFAYFRRGRTKTPQLSLKQLQVQGTEAHAQFAIMAPKESPDGNKGKLEFVRNDRERFELQGLLRASAEILGSSDFGPSYKAVIADGSAMVVKRFREMSDAPKSEFYDHITRLGTLSHRNLLPLVAFYYRNDEKLLISDYVENGSLATHLHGKHSSGGKKLDWPTRLKIIKGVARGLAYLHKELPSLTLPHGHLKSSNVLVDHTFEPLLTDYALAPLVNKGHAQQHMAAYKSPEFTQYARTIRKTDVWSLGILILEMLTGKFPANYERQGSSKGDLARWVNSVVREEWTGEVFDVEMSGTKNGEGEMLKLLKIGMCCCEWKVERRWDLREAVDRIEELKERERECDEFSSNASEADIYSSRAMTDDDFSFSINA